A genomic segment from Lentimicrobium sp. L6 encodes:
- a CDS encoding hybrid sensor histidine kinase/response regulator, translating to MKDEAHILVVDDNKENLKLVGSILKENGYKIAVALDGESALKTLKNNIFELILLDVMMPGIDGFEVCRRIKSDEKLKEIPVIFLTAKNQKDDLIIGFDAGGIDYVTKPFNKEELLARVSTHIELKQSRDKLIKLNATKDRLFSIIGHDLRGPIGTMMQISEMMSDEDGLDKETLFMFIDSQKKLSKSTFQLLENLLNWAKSQRNEITFVPEKIMLKETVLFVTDLFKEITQNKQISIAVNIPQDTIVFADKNMLMTVLRNLISNAIKFSPNGKQIRIFATKNKMEHTITINDEGEGITPENLSKLFKNTEHITTYGTNGEKGSGLGLILCKEFVEKHDGKIWAESEVGKGTDLKFTLPLCNV from the coding sequence ATGAAAGATGAAGCGCATATATTAGTGGTTGACGACAATAAGGAAAATCTGAAATTGGTAGGTAGCATCCTTAAAGAAAATGGATATAAAATTGCCGTAGCTCTTGACGGAGAAAGTGCATTAAAAACCTTGAAGAATAATATATTCGAATTAATTCTACTTGATGTAATGATGCCCGGAATTGATGGTTTTGAAGTATGCCGACGAATTAAATCCGATGAAAAACTAAAAGAAATACCCGTAATTTTTCTAACTGCTAAAAATCAAAAAGACGACTTAATTATTGGATTCGATGCCGGAGGCATTGATTATGTTACAAAACCTTTTAATAAGGAAGAATTACTGGCAAGGGTAAGTACACATATAGAATTAAAACAATCCCGTGATAAGTTAATAAAACTCAACGCTACCAAAGATAGATTGTTTTCGATTATTGGGCATGATTTAAGAGGACCAATCGGTACTATGATGCAAATATCAGAAATGATGTCGGACGAAGATGGATTAGACAAAGAAACTCTTTTTATGTTCATAGATTCTCAAAAAAAGCTTTCAAAGAGTACGTTTCAACTTCTCGAAAACTTGTTAAATTGGGCAAAATCTCAACGTAACGAGATAACTTTTGTGCCGGAAAAGATTATGCTAAAAGAAACTGTTTTGTTTGTAACTGATTTATTCAAGGAAATAACGCAAAACAAACAAATTAGCATTGCTGTTAATATTCCACAAGACACAATTGTTTTTGCCGATAAAAATATGTTAATGACTGTTTTACGTAATTTAATTTCAAATGCTATAAAATTTTCTCCAAATGGAAAGCAAATCCGGATATTTGCTACCAAAAATAAAATGGAACATACAATAACAATTAATGACGAGGGGGAAGGAATTACACCGGAAAATTTATCGAAACTCTTTAAAAATACAGAACATATAACCACTTACGGAACTAATGGTGAAAAAGGAAGTGGTTTAGGTCTAATTTTATGCAAAGAATTTGTAGAAAAACACGATGGGAAAATTTGGGCAGAAAGTGAAGTGGGCAAAGGAACTGATTTAAAATTCACTTTACCTTTGTGTAATGTTTGA
- a CDS encoding PAS domain-containing hybrid sensor histidine kinase/response regulator, protein MKIKKKPDVLENLDIRNKQIKILYEIDISISVKNSPEEICKSSLTTILKKLNCFTGAVFLYNELENKNLNYDKEYSIPAKIESNKAINFALEHLSKNFIDKNLLFKKLPLTLEFNKTAYCYIVSISDIGFMVFANQSQKIDYFILKSLQQILIGVSNNLKLIEQKQELQQSEKTLSISRNKYKAIFNVFTDVYAEISITDGTILEMTPSIEALSGYSRKEIIGTNMADYYAYPDERANLLTALKQNNGKLNDYEVSLVKKNGDVSATSFSIKIIYNEKAKPWKIVGTMRDITNRKQAEYELIEAKNAAENANKAKSEFLANMSHEIRTPMNAILGFSESLYHKMESEQQKKMVKSILNGGNLLMSLLNDILDLSKIEASRLEISLQSVNTINIINEIKLLFHEKLEKKGVALSVEIEDSFPKALMLDEIRIKQIIFNLVGNAAKFTLKGYVAIKLYFELTNEKSGTMSIDVIDTGIGIAKEHVHLIFDVFHQQWGQSSRKYEGAGLGLAISKRLAEKMNGTITVESEEGKGSVFTLKIHDVKICKDLVEKRERYEIQENIIFEEASILIVDDVISNIKIVESLFSDSGLQFITANNGEIALEILTHTSPSLILLDIRMPGLNGYEVAERIRANPAIKHIPIVALTASVSNKDNKEFAENFNGFLYKPVSKGGLQVELMKYLTYSKVEGKKEKEDKAKNTTVLLFDNIPENTKINIPELANILEVDFLPKWEEIKDGNVLFEIEDFANELKQISGKYSVEFLTNYSAILLENIEMINTEALEKQLANFPDIVKRLKEFTV, encoded by the coding sequence ATGAAAATCAAAAAAAAACCAGATGTTTTGGAAAATTTAGATATACGTAATAAACAAATTAAAATACTTTACGAAATAGACATTTCCATTAGTGTAAAAAATAGCCCTGAGGAAATTTGCAAGAGTAGCCTGACTACAATACTTAAAAAATTGAATTGTTTTACAGGCGCTGTTTTTCTTTACAATGAATTAGAGAATAAAAATCTCAATTACGATAAAGAATACTCAATACCGGCAAAAATTGAAAGCAATAAAGCCATAAACTTTGCTTTAGAACATTTAAGCAAAAACTTTATCGATAAAAATTTATTGTTTAAAAAGCTGCCTCTCACTCTTGAGTTTAACAAAACAGCTTATTGCTATATTGTTTCAATATCAGATATTGGTTTTATGGTTTTTGCCAATCAATCCCAAAAAATTGACTATTTTATTCTCAAGAGCTTACAACAAATATTAATTGGTGTTAGTAATAATTTAAAGTTAATTGAGCAAAAACAAGAATTACAACAATCTGAAAAAACACTAAGCATAAGCAGGAATAAATATAAAGCTATCTTTAATGTTTTTACTGATGTTTATGCCGAAATAAGCATTACGGATGGAACAATCTTAGAGATGACACCATCTATTGAAGCTTTGTCGGGTTATTCGCGCAAAGAAATTATTGGTACAAATATGGCTGATTATTATGCTTATCCTGATGAGCGTGCCAATTTACTCACTGCTCTTAAGCAAAATAATGGAAAACTCAATGATTATGAGGTTTCTTTAGTTAAAAAAAATGGCGATGTAAGCGCAACTTCCTTTTCTATAAAAATAATATATAATGAAAAGGCTAAGCCCTGGAAGATTGTGGGGACAATGCGTGATATCACCAATCGTAAGCAGGCTGAATACGAATTAATAGAAGCCAAGAATGCTGCAGAAAACGCCAATAAAGCAAAAAGTGAGTTTCTGGCAAATATGAGCCACGAAATACGAACACCAATGAACGCTATTTTGGGATTTAGTGAATCTCTTTATCATAAAATGGAAAGCGAACAACAAAAAAAAATGGTGAAATCAATTCTTAACGGTGGTAATTTGCTCATGTCGCTGTTAAATGACATTTTGGATTTATCGAAAATTGAAGCAAGCAGGCTTGAAATATCCTTACAGTCTGTTAATACAATTAATATTATAAATGAAATAAAACTTTTATTTCATGAAAAATTAGAGAAAAAAGGGGTTGCCTTATCTGTCGAAATTGAAGATTCGTTTCCGAAAGCATTAATGCTGGATGAAATTAGAATAAAACAAATTATTTTCAACTTAGTGGGCAATGCTGCAAAATTCACCCTCAAAGGCTATGTAGCAATTAAACTATACTTTGAGCTTACAAATGAAAAAAGTGGAACTATGTCTATTGACGTTATTGATACAGGTATTGGTATTGCAAAAGAGCATGTCCACTTAATTTTTGATGTTTTCCACCAACAGTGGGGACAATCGAGCCGCAAATATGAGGGTGCCGGTTTGGGATTAGCCATATCAAAACGATTGGCAGAAAAGATGAACGGAACAATTACGGTGGAAAGTGAAGAAGGCAAAGGTTCTGTTTTCACGTTAAAAATTCATGATGTAAAGATTTGCAAAGACTTAGTTGAGAAAAGAGAGAGGTATGAAATACAAGAAAATATTATTTTTGAAGAAGCTAGCATTTTAATTGTTGATGATGTAATATCGAATATTAAAATTGTTGAGAGCTTGTTTTCTGATTCCGGTCTGCAATTTATTACTGCGAATAATGGAGAAATAGCTCTGGAAATTCTTACACATACAAGCCCGTCATTAATACTGTTGGATATTCGAATGCCCGGACTAAACGGCTACGAAGTAGCCGAACGAATAAGAGCAAACCCGGCGATTAAACATATTCCAATTGTTGCCTTAACCGCATCGGTTTCGAACAAAGACAATAAGGAATTTGCAGAAAATTTTAATGGATTTTTGTATAAACCTGTTAGCAAAGGCGGATTACAAGTTGAATTAATGAAATATTTGACTTATTCAAAAGTAGAAGGTAAAAAGGAAAAAGAAGATAAAGCAAAAAACACAACTGTTTTATTGTTTGATAACATTCCCGAAAACACAAAAATTAATATCCCCGAATTAGCAAATATACTTGAGGTAGATTTCCTGCCCAAATGGGAAGAAATAAAAGATGGAAATGTATTGTTTGAAATTGAAGACTTTGCAAATGAACTAAAACAAATATCAGGGAAATATAGCGTTGAGTTTTTAACAAATTATTCAGCAATACTTTTAGAGAATATTGAAATGATAAATACAGAAGCATTAGAAAAACAGTTAGCTAATTTTCCTGATATTGTAAAAAGACTAAAAGAATTCACCGTATAA